A DNA window from Cryptomeria japonica unplaced genomic scaffold, Sugi_1.0 HiC_scaffold_17, whole genome shotgun sequence contains the following coding sequences:
- the LOC131075881 gene encoding disease resistance protein RUN1: MASASTSAGYLMPTSDEFVPYKPPTSRLAFRRDKRYHVFLSFRGPDVRNTLVAHLYQALCAAGLYVFIDSDKLEKGEIIELSLERAIESSAICIPIFSKDYAGSIWCLKEAAAMLSTPDLIIPLFYHLNPTHVRYPLNDSSPYKQSFEKYSTQVRYPREEIDGWKDALLEICKRSGWTLDDKGDEAQLVKMVVNDLNRTFGRTPLPLPKHPVGMERVKNALIHKLNLNSMHEVVKVGIWGLGGFGKTAIAKAVYNQIYPDFEVASFVLNVRVNAADHKGLPKLQRQILKDLTNYEDKVCSVDHGESLFMDRLGGKHVLLILDDVDPDGQWDAVVQLKALAGNWLERVDPRSRVIITSRNKHVLDVAGVSKNCIYEMRGLDRNEGLELFSNYAFRTKSPSPGYEDLSEKIVEACKGHPLSLEIMGSYLSHKQNNLGCWTEAALNDITGDLDIRRVLYISYNSLSNDEKEIFVDIACFFIGECHKNPTLFWKSLYKKVDSALCNLSDKLLIKIDNQGVFDMHDLLRDMGRNIAEEEKDGIRLWEAAHLSTAYNNNLSHLRINGGNPQRLDLLCRPGLRYLHLQNLLIKGMTEDTLALLPPSLIWLRLENCSFSIGMDRAIKQPRDSRLEDNIWQLKIVQLNSCHGNDNHSISSLFSLPIIKLQHLELRGCRNINSLPDTVGNLSQLQHWDLEGCVKLEDLPNNIGKLSQLKHLNLRGCRNLNNLPDTVGNLSQLQHLDLEGCVKLNNLPDTIDKLSNLEYLSWKDGKNVMFI; this comes from the exons ATGGCATCTGCATCTACTTCTGCTGGATATTTAATGCCCACCTCTGACGAGTTTGTCCCATACAAGCCTCCCACCTCTAGACTTGCCTTCCGAAGAGATAAGAGGTATCATGTGTTTCTGAGTTTCAGGGGACCAGATGTCAGAAACACTCTGGTTGCTCATCTCTACCAAGCTCTCTGCGCGGCAGGACTGTATGTCTTCATAGACTCTGACAAATTGGAAAAGGGTGAAATAATTGAGTTAAGCTTGGAAAGAGCAATCGAGAGCAGCGCCATATGCATTCCTATATTTTCCAAAGACTATGCAGGCTCAATTTGGTGTCTCAAGGAGGCCGCTGCAATGTTGAGCACTCCTGATTTAATCATTCCTCTCTTTTATCATCTGAATCCAACTCATGTTAGATATCCTCTAAATGACTCCAGTCCCTACAAGCAATCATTTGAAAAATATTCCACGCAAGTTCGATACCCACGAGAAGAGATTGATGGGTGGAAGGATGCCCTTCTGGAGATCTGCAAACGCTCAGGATGGACCTTGGATGACAAAGG CGACGAAGCTCAGCTAGTAAAGATGGTTGTGAATGACCTTAATAGGACATTCGGCAGAACGCCGTTACCGCTTCCCAAGCATCCAGTGGGAATGGAAAGAGTAAAAAATGCTCTCATTCATAAATTAAATCTCAATTCAATGCATGAGGTGGTCAAAGTTGGAATATGGGGACTTGGTGGTTTTGGCAAGACCGCGATTGCTAAGGCTGTGTACAATCAAATTTATCCTGATTTTGAGGTCGCTTCCTTTGTATTAAATGTCCGCGTGAATGCTGCAGACCACAAAGGCCTTCCGAAGTTGCAGAGACAAATTCTTAAAGATTTGACCAATTATGAAGATAAAGTGTGTAGTGTTGATCATGGCGAGTCTTTGTTCATGGATCGTTTGGGAGGAAAACATGTGCTGCTTATCTTAGATGATGTGGATCCTGATGGGCAATGGGATGCTGTTGTACAATTGAAAGCTCTCGCTGGGAATTGGCTGGAACGAGTTGACCCTCGCAGCAGAGTTATTATAACTTCCAGAAACAAACATGTTCTCGATGTTGCTGGGGTCTCAAAGAATTGCATCTACGAGATGAGGGGATTGGACAGAAATGAAGGTCTCGAATTGTTTAGTAATTATGCTTTTCGCACAAAATCTCCAAGTCCCGGGTACGAAGATCTGTCCGAAAAAATAGTGGAAGCTTGTAAGGGGCATCCTCTTTCATTGGAAATAATGGGATCTTATTTATCTCATAAGCAGAATAACCTAGGTTGCTGGACTGAAGCAGCACTTAATGACATTACTGGCGACCTAGACATTCGCAGAGTACTCTACATCAGTTATAATTCTCTTAGTAATGATGAAAAAGAAATATTTGTTGACATTGCTTGCTTTTTCATTGGAGAATGCCATAAAAATCCCACCCTTTTCTGGAAATCCTTGTATAAGAAGGTAGACTCTGCTCTATGCAATCTTTCAGATAAGTTACTAATAAAGATTGACAACCAAGGTGTATTTGATATGCATGACCTTTTGCGAGATATGGGGCGAAACATTGCTGAAGAAGAAAAGGATGGTATCCGACTCTGGGAGGCTGCCCATTTAAGCACTGCATACAACAACAATCTCTCTCACCTTCGAATCAATGGAGGTAATCCACAAAGGCTTGATCTGCTCTGCAGACCTGGTCTTCGCTATCTTCATTTGCAGAATTTGCTCATCAAAGGCATGACAGAAGACACACTAGCCCTGCTTCCTCCAAGTTTGATATGGTTGAGGCTGGAAAATTGTAGCTTTTCTATTGGGATGGATAGAGCAATAAAACAACCAAGGGACTCCAGACTTGAAGATAACATTTGGCAATTGAAGATTGTGCAACTAAACTCCTGCCACGGCAATGACAACCATTCTATCTCGTCCCTATTTTCACTTCCTATTATAAAACTGCAGCATTTAGAATTGAGGGGATGTAGAAATATAAATAGCCTCCCCGATACCGTTGGCAACCTGTCACAGCTGCAACACTGGGACTTGGAAGGGTGTGTAAAGTTAGAGGACCTACCTAATAACATTGGCAAACTATCACAGCTGAAGCACTTGAATTTGAGGGGATGTAGAAACTTAAACAACCTCCCCGATACCGTTGGGAACCTGTCACAATTGCAACATTTGGACTTGGAAGGGTGTGTAAAGTTAAATAACCTACCTGATACCATTGACAAGCTCTCAAATCTGGAATATTTGAGTTGGAAGGATGGAAAGAATGTAATGTTCATTTAA